The Vallitalea longa genome includes a window with the following:
- a CDS encoding 2-hydroxyacyl-CoA dehydratase, whose product MDKLHVGFDVGSTTIKIVVVDKNYKIVFSKYRRHYSDIKESVKELVQEIYEKYSDSIITINVSGSAGLAISDILHVPFVQEVISCSTAVEQLAPKTDVAIELGGEDAKIIYFTNGVEQRMNGTCAGGTGAFIDQMASLLKTDPQGLNELAKDYENIYPIAARCGVFAKSDIQPLLNEGARKEDLAVSIFQSIVTQTISNLACGRPIKGNVAFLGGPLYFLSELRKRFIETLNLNEEQIIFPDNSHYFIAIGAAIGSIDNDSMTMEELYHRLGELDKTSEYQVKRMRPLFHDENEYEEFKKRHQNESIPTKDISEYFGKCYLGIDAGSTTTKVILMGENEEILYSYYSSNEGLPLQKVIEVLKDIYSKLPNEAIIVKSAVTGYGEGLIKSALKIDIGEIETVAHYKAAEKFLKGVEFILDIGGQDMKCMKVKNGVIESIMLNEACSSGCGSFIETFAKSLKLSVEDFSSKALFAKEPVDLGSRCTVFMNSRVKQAQKEGATIGDISAGLSYSLINNALQKVIKIKNPEDMGEKIIVQGGTFYNDAVLRSFELISQRQVVRPEIAGMMGAYGCALIAKERYNENEVSSILTEDRLNSFRREIHHKRCGLCVNNCLLTINKFQDGSSFVSGNRCERGSGKSHVKNNLPNLYQYKLKRLFSYKPLSKDKARAVIGIPRVMNIYQNYPLWFTFLTELGFRVILSPTSNKKIYEKGMETIPSESACYPAKIVHGHIMSLIEKQVDMIFYPCIFYEKKEFASSDNNLNCAIVISYPEVIKNNMRIIKEKDVDYLDPFLTLDNKNALGKVLYETFSKYGINKNQVDRALEIAWNENETFKEDIRKKGEETLEYLQENGKKGIVLCGRPYHIDQEINHGIPELINNLGMAVLTEDSIAHLGKINNPLRVVDQWTYHSRTYRAASFVATTDYLELVQLNSFGCGLDAIATDMVAEILGNNNKLYTLIKIDEVNNLGAARIRLRSLKAAMDEREKNQIKPMHVKEFYERKIFTSKMRKTHTILAPQLSPIHFELLERAINSCGYNFKILPHVNEKVLKEGLKYVNNDTCYPSIIIVGQILCALKYGDYDKDNISVIISQTGGVCRATNYISIIKKALQDAGFGNIPVLSINAVGLEKNPGFKLSLNMINRMLMAILYGDLFMQLIYRTRPYEKIIGSTTKLHNKWKKVCIENIINDNKIKPNIIKGIVNDFDKIPLYNIKKPRIGLTGEIFVKFNPFSNNHIVNMIENEGGEAVVPDLIDFFLYSVYNSKFKSRYLGKSKVTAIGSGIAIKYVEAFRKYQREALENSNRFFNSRTIGQLAKGAENILSLGNHAGEGWFLTAEMVELLENGVNNIICMQPFACLPNHVTGKGMLRAVKEKYPQANLLTVDYDPGASEVNQLNRIKLMLAVAFKELKKDSENLAKIKKI is encoded by the coding sequence CTAGCTCCAAAGACTGATGTAGCAATAGAACTTGGTGGTGAAGATGCTAAAATAATATACTTTACTAATGGAGTTGAACAGAGAATGAATGGAACTTGTGCAGGAGGTACAGGTGCATTTATCGATCAAATGGCTTCGTTATTGAAAACAGATCCACAAGGACTAAATGAACTTGCAAAAGATTATGAAAACATATATCCTATTGCAGCAAGATGTGGTGTGTTCGCTAAAAGCGATATCCAACCATTGCTCAATGAAGGAGCTAGAAAAGAAGACCTTGCTGTATCGATATTTCAAAGTATAGTAACTCAAACGATAAGTAATTTAGCATGTGGAAGACCTATTAAAGGTAATGTAGCTTTTTTAGGAGGTCCACTTTATTTTTTGTCAGAACTTAGAAAAAGATTTATCGAAACTCTTAACCTAAATGAAGAACAGATAATATTTCCAGATAATTCACATTATTTTATCGCAATAGGTGCTGCGATAGGTTCGATAGATAATGATTCTATGACAATGGAAGAATTATACCATAGATTAGGTGAACTAGATAAAACTAGTGAATATCAGGTAAAAAGAATGAGACCTTTATTTCATGATGAAAATGAATATGAAGAATTCAAAAAAAGACATCAAAATGAAAGTATACCCACAAAAGATATTTCTGAATATTTTGGAAAGTGTTATCTAGGGATTGATGCTGGTTCAACAACTACTAAAGTGATTCTTATGGGTGAGAATGAAGAAATATTATATAGTTATTATAGCAGTAATGAAGGATTACCATTGCAAAAAGTTATAGAAGTATTAAAAGACATTTATTCTAAATTACCTAATGAAGCTATAATAGTTAAATCAGCTGTAACAGGTTATGGGGAAGGATTAATAAAAAGTGCACTTAAAATAGATATCGGAGAAATAGAAACCGTTGCACATTATAAAGCAGCAGAGAAGTTTTTGAAGGGAGTCGAATTCATACTAGATATCGGTGGTCAAGATATGAAGTGCATGAAGGTGAAAAATGGTGTAATAGAGAGTATTATGCTTAATGAAGCATGTAGTTCGGGTTGTGGTTCTTTCATAGAGACATTTGCAAAATCTCTTAAGCTATCTGTAGAAGATTTCAGTAGCAAGGCACTTTTTGCTAAAGAACCTGTTGACCTTGGTTCTAGGTGTACGGTATTCATGAATTCAAGAGTGAAACAAGCCCAAAAAGAAGGAGCGACTATAGGGGATATTTCCGCAGGTCTATCATATTCGTTAATCAATAATGCTCTTCAGAAAGTTATTAAAATTAAGAATCCAGAAGATATGGGAGAAAAAATAATAGTTCAGGGTGGAACTTTCTATAATGATGCAGTATTGAGAAGTTTTGAATTGATATCACAGAGACAGGTTGTAAGACCAGAGATAGCAGGTATGATGGGAGCATATGGATGTGCTTTGATAGCAAAAGAACGATACAATGAAAATGAAGTATCTAGTATTCTTACTGAGGATAGACTTAATAGTTTTAGAAGAGAAATACATCACAAGAGGTGTGGACTTTGTGTAAACAACTGTCTATTAACAATAAATAAATTTCAAGATGGTAGCAGTTTCGTTAGTGGCAATCGTTGTGAAAGAGGTAGTGGTAAATCACATGTCAAAAATAATCTTCCTAATCTGTATCAGTATAAACTGAAGAGATTGTTTAGTTATAAACCCTTAAGTAAGGATAAAGCAAGAGCAGTAATTGGAATACCTAGAGTTATGAACATATATCAGAATTATCCTCTTTGGTTCACATTCTTGACTGAACTTGGATTTAGAGTAATTCTATCTCCAACAAGCAATAAGAAGATATATGAAAAAGGAATGGAAACAATACCATCTGAATCGGCATGTTATCCAGCTAAAATAGTTCATGGTCATATAATGAGTCTTATTGAAAAACAAGTAGATATGATATTCTATCCATGTATATTTTATGAAAAAAAAGAATTCGCTTCCAGTGATAATAACTTGAATTGTGCTATAGTAATATCTTATCCGGAAGTAATAAAAAACAATATGCGAATCATTAAAGAAAAGGATGTTGATTATCTGGATCCTTTTTTAACTTTGGATAATAAAAATGCATTAGGTAAGGTTCTATACGAGACTTTCAGTAAATATGGAATCAATAAGAATCAAGTGGATAGAGCATTGGAGATTGCTTGGAATGAAAATGAAACATTTAAAGAAGATATTAGAAAAAAAGGTGAAGAAACTCTAGAGTACTTACAAGAAAACGGGAAAAAAGGGATTGTGCTATGTGGAAGACCATACCATATAGATCAAGAAATCAATCATGGTATTCCTGAGCTGATTAACAATTTAGGTATGGCAGTTCTTACAGAAGATTCTATAGCCCATTTGGGTAAGATCAATAATCCATTAAGAGTAGTGGACCAATGGACATATCATTCTAGAACTTATAGAGCTGCGAGTTTTGTTGCAACAACGGATTACTTAGAACTAGTTCAACTTAATTCATTTGGATGTGGTCTAGATGCCATAGCAACAGATATGGTAGCAGAAATATTAGGAAACAACAATAAACTATATACATTAATAAAAATCGATGAAGTAAATAACTTAGGTGCTGCAAGAATAAGACTTAGGTCATTAAAAGCAGCTATGGATGAAAGAGAAAAAAATCAAATCAAACCAATGCATGTAAAAGAATTTTATGAAAGAAAAATATTTACATCAAAGATGAGAAAGACTCATACTATCTTAGCGCCTCAGCTTTCACCAATACACTTTGAATTATTGGAGAGAGCCATCAACAGTTGCGGCTATAATTTCAAAATACTCCCACATGTCAATGAAAAAGTTTTGAAAGAAGGATTGAAATATGTTAACAATGATACATGTTATCCATCTATAATAATTGTAGGACAGATATTATGTGCATTAAAATATGGAGATTATGATAAAGATAATATTTCTGTAATCATATCTCAAACGGGTGGAGTATGTAGAGCTACCAACTATATATCTATCATCAAGAAAGCATTACAAGATGCTGGATTTGGTAACATACCTGTTTTATCAATAAATGCAGTGGGACTAGAAAAAAATCCTGGATTTAAATTAAGTCTTAATATGATTAACAGAATGCTGATGGCCATATTATATGGAGATCTTTTCATGCAATTGATATATAGAACAAGACCTTACGAAAAAATAATAGGTTCAACAACTAAACTTCATAACAAATGGAAAAAGGTTTGTATTGAGAATATTATCAATGATAATAAGATTAAACCTAATATAATAAAAGGAATAGTTAACGATTTTGATAAAATTCCTCTATATAACATAAAAAAACCAAGAATCGGATTGACAGGAGAGATTTTCGTTAAATTCAACCCGTTTTCTAATAACCATATTGTTAATATGATAGAAAATGAAGGTGGAGAGGCAGTTGTACCGGACTTAATAGATTTCTTCTTATATAGTGTATATAATTCAAAATTCAAAAGCAGGTATTTGGGTAAAAGTAAAGTTACTGCCATAGGAAGTGGAATAGCTATTAAATATGTAGAAGCTTTCAGAAAATATCAAAGGGAAGCTCTAGAAAATAGCAATAGATTCTTTAATTCCAGGACTATAGGGCAATTAGCTAAGGGAGCGGAAAACATCCTTTCATTAGGTAATCATGCTGGAGAGGGTTGGTTTCTTACAGCTGAGATGGTTGAGCTTCTTGAAAACGGGGTAAATAATATTATATGTATGCAGCCATTTGCATGTCTGCCTAATCATGTAACAGGAAAGGGAATGTTAAGAGCAGTAAAAGAAAAATATCCACAAGCTAATTTATTAACAGTTGATTATGATCCAGGAGCTAGTGAAGTTAATCAATTGAATAGAATAAAGCTAATGTTGGCTGTGGCATTCAAAGAGTTAAAGAAGGATAGTGAGAATCTAGCTAAAATTAAAAAGATATAA